In Polyangiaceae bacterium, the DNA window GAAGACCTACACCAGGGTGTACCTCTGGCCGCGCACCAAGGGCGTGACCGTCGAGCAGGCGCTGTCTACCGAGCCGTGCCCCGGCGCCGTGGCCAAGGAAGAGCAGGGCGAGGCCGTCGGCTTCGCGGCGGACGGCAGCGGCTACTTCACCGCCAGCGAAGGCAAGCACCAGCCGCTCTACTTCTTCGCCAAGCAGCCTTGAGCTTGGATTTTGGTCCGGCGCGATCCCCGGCGCGCGGCGCAGAGCAAGCTCCACGAGGAATTGAGTCGCACGCGAGAACCCGGCGAGGCCGAGCGCATGCTTGTCTATCGGATGGAAGAGTCGCGAGACGCGTCCGGTCGGAGCGGTGCAAACAAAACCCTGAGGAGATTCGCCTTCGGCGAATCTCCGAGCTTGCCCGACCCCGCTCCTCCGAGTACGCCTTGTCGCTCGTCATGCCCGCCTCGATCCATCACGGCCTGCGCAGCCCCGAGGACCTCTCGGCCTTCGGACGCATCGTGGGCTGGGCCTTCGGCTTTCCAGAGAAGGAAGCGTCGGAGTGGCTCGAGCATTCCGGCACGGACAACCTGCGCCTGTACTCGAGCGATGGCGCCGTGCGAGGCGGCTTGCTCACGATCCCCATGGGTCAGTACTTCGGCGGCAAGGCCGTGCCCATGGTGGGCATCGCGGGCGTGGCCGCCGCGCCGGAGGCACGCGGCAAAGGCCTGGCCCTCGAGCTCATGCACGCCACCGTGCGCGAGCTCCACGACAAGGGCGTCGCGCTGAGCACCTTGTACCCCGCCACGCTCACGCTCTACCGCAAGGCCGGCTACGCTCTCGCCGGCAGCTTGTTCGACGTGCGCATGCCCGCCGCGCGCATCGGCATCAGCGAGCCGAACGGCGACGTGCGCCCCGCTCATGACTCGGACGTGGCGGAGATGCAAGCGCTGTACGCGCGAGTTGCCCGCACCCGCGACGGCTATCTCGCCCGCGGCCCGTACATTTGGCAGCGCGTCCAAGCGCCCCGCAGCACCTCGGCGCAGCCTTTCGTGGTGGAGCGCGACGGCAAGCTGGAAGGCTACGTCTACCTCAGCCAGAAACGAAAGGCGCCGGGAGAGAACTTCGACCTCGCTCTCGCCGACGTGACGGCGAGCAGCGCGTGGGCCGCCAAGAAAGTGCTCGCCTTCCTGTACGGCCACCGCTCCGTGGTCGATCACGTGTCCTGGCGCGGGTCGAGCGCGGATCCCCTGCTGCTCGCGATCCCCGAGCGGGTGTACGAGGTACGACTGCGGGAGCACTGGATGACCCGCATCTGTCACGTGCAGGGCGCCCTCGAGGCCCGCGGCTACCCCGCAGGGCTGACCGCATCTCTCGAGCTCGACGTGCACGACCCGCACATTCCCGAGAATTCCGGCCGCATCGTGCTGACGGTGGAGAACGGTCGCGGCCATGTCAGCCGCGGCGGCAGCGGCAAGCTCCGGCTGAGCGTCGAGAGCCTCGCCGCCCTCTACACCGGTTTCCAGTCGCCCGAAGCCCTGGCTCGCTCGGGGAGTCTCACGGCCGACGACGCCTCCGTGGCCCTCGCCCGGGCGCTGCTGTCGGGTCCCCCTCCCGAAATGCCCGACTTCTTCTGACCATGCGCATTCCCCGCCCTTTCACTCACGTCATCTTCGATCTCGACGGCGTGCTGCTCGACACCGAGCCGCTGTACACCGAAGCCACGCAGGCCATCGTGGGGGAGCTCGGCAAGACCTTCGACTGGTCCGTGAAGGGCGACATGATCGGTCGCAGTGCCCTGGATGGCGCCCGCTATCTAGCGGAGAAGCTCGCGCTGCCCATCTCACCGGAAGAGTATCTACGCCGCAGGAAGCCGATCCTGGACGCGCTGTTCACCACCGCTCGAGAAATGGCGGGTGCTCGGTCGCTGGTGGAGATGCTCCAGGAACGCGTGCCCGTGGCGCTGGCCACCAGCAGCACGCGAGAGCAGTTCGAGCTCAAGACCGGCCACCACGACTGGTTCTCGGACTTCGACACCATCGTGTGTGGCGACGACCCGCGGGTGAAGGCCCTCAAGCCCGCGCCGGACATCTTTCTCGTCACCGCACGGGAGCTGTCCGTCGCCCCGGAGAGCTGCCTGGTGTTCGAGGACTCCCTCGCCGGCGTGGCCGCCGCCCGCGCTGCCGGCATGCAGGTGATCGCGATGCCCGATCCGGAGATGGACGCCTCTCGTTACACCGAGGCCCACTGGGTGATCGAACGCCTCGGCGACGTCAGCCTCGCCGATCTGGGCCTCTGAAGATTGTCGGTGCGGCGCGAATCCCGTCGCGACGGTTTCAGTTCTCCAGCGTGGAGTTGTTGATCTCGATCTTGGTGTCGTCGTGCATCGAGATGCCAGGCTGGGCGTACCACGAGCCGCCGGTGTTCTGCCGGATGGTGGAGTCGTTGATCACGATGTTGCCGGAGTGGTCGTTGGTGACGAAGAAGATGGCGCTACCGTGGGCGTTCACTTCGTTGTGCTCGATGAGCGTGCCGCACACGGACAGCGTCATGGTGTTGCCGTCGTTGTAGATGGCGCCACCGCTGCCGCCCCCTGGCGTGCCCGCCTGGGCCGGATTGGCGCCGTTGCCCACGGCCTTGTTGTAGCTGAACAGGCTGTTGACCACCGTCCACGAGACGCCGATGCTGCTGATGCCACCGCCGTTGGAGCAGGCATTGCCGTAGCCGCTCGCGTCCCCGCCGAAGGTGCTGTTCACCACGTACACCGGCTTGTCGTCGAACTGACTCAGCACGCGCACGGCGGCGCCGCCCACGTCCGGGCCGACGTCGTCGCACACGTTGTTGAAGAAGCGGCTGTTGATGATCTTGATGCGACCGCCGCGGGAGAAGATGGCGCCACCGCCTTCTTCCACGTTCCGCGCGTTGCCGTCGGAGAACGTCAGGTTCTGGATGCTGAGCTGCGGATGGTCCTGGTTCTGACAGTGCGACGTGGTCCACTTCTGCGCTTCGTCACAGGTGTTCATGTACAGGATGCGGTTCTTGCCGTCGCCGCTGAGCACCACCTTGCCGCCGCCGTCGATCACGATCTTGGGTCCGGTGTCGTTCACGATCTTGGCCGTCTCGGTCATCTTGATGACGACGGGATCGGGACCACAGTCGAAAGTGATGATGCCGCCCTTGGCCACGGCGTCCACCACCGCCTTGGAAGTACAGGACGCGGGCGTTCCGTCGCCGATCACGTTGTCGGGGTTGGACACGTCTTCAGGCAAGGCTTCGTTCGGGATGTTCAGGCTGCAGTTGCCGTCCGCCCAGCCCGCTGGAGGTCCGGACTCGGGGTGCGCCAGGGGGTTGTTGATGTTGCCGGGATTGGTGCCCGCGCCGGAGCCGCCGGTATTGGAGCCGCCCCCCGTGTTCGAGCCACCGCCACTGCCGCTACCGGCGCCGCCCCCCGTGTTCGCGTTCCCACCGCCGTCGTCCGAGCCGCAGCCCAGCTGAGTGGTCGCCAAAAGCCCAACGAAAAGCCAGCCGCAAAGGATCCGCCCGCGCATCGCACACCTCCTGGAACGTACGAACTATGCCAGCAGGGAAAGTGGCTCGCTATGGACGTGTTTGTCGGTGCATGTACGCGACGGGGCTCGCGCCGCACCAACATCAAAATGAAAAGCGAGTCAGGCGCGAGCGCGCAAGGCTTGCAGGTGGGGGCGATCCCAGTCGATGGGAAGTGCCCACACGTCCGCCAAACGGCGCGCGCGGCCAAGGGCCATGCACAGGGCACCGGGAGCTCCGTGCAGGAGCAAGAAACGACGCGCATCACCGTCGAGGTACAAGCGCTGATTGACGGCGTCGACGGCGGATTCCACTCGCTCACGCGGCGCGGGATGCTCCGAGCTGACGTTGCCCTCGGGCTCGGCTTCGAGCAGATCCCGGAGCGCGGCGTCGGGATCCTCGAGGCGATCGACGAACAAGAAGCGATCCGAGAGCGCGCGATTGGGCCCGAGCTCCGGGTGGGCGTAGTACGCCGCGAGCACCTGCGGCACGCTCGACGGCAGCGACGGCAGCGAGTGGTCACCCACGATCACGCCCAGAGCGCTGGGGCCCAGCTCGAGGGCGATCCCTTCGGATTGCAGGCGTTTGATGGCGTCTTCGAGGGTGGTCACGGGGCGCGTTGAGTCGGGCTGATCTTCCGGCTCCACCCGCAGCACCTTGGGCTTGCCGGCCGCCCGCGGGCCCAACACCACGCGCACGGCCTGGCCCTCGGCGGGCTCTGCCAAGCACGCGGTGACGTCGAAGAGCACCTCGCGGCCGTCTTCCAGCTCCGCGTAACCAAAGCCGTTTTCCGGCCGAAACGAGTAGACCAACCCTCTCATCGTGACTTCCACGGCCCCCGAGCTCCTTGAGGGTCCTACGCCAGCGCCGGGGGGGACCTTCCCTTACCCTGTCCTACACTGGAGGCACGCCCACGTAGCGGGCGCGGGGCCGAAGCAGACGACCCGTGCTGCGTTGCTCGAGGGCGTGAGCGACCCAACCTGCCGTGCGACCGATGGCGAACAGGGCGGACGGCGTGCCCGGAGCGAGACCCAGGGCCGCCGCGACGGCGCACAGGCCCGCGTCGAGATTCGGCGGCGGATACTCGCGGCGCTCGAGCTCCTTCACCAGCGCGAGCACCGTCGCCAAGCGGCGATGCGGGCGCGAGAGGCGCCGCGCAGCGTCCAAGAGCGCGCGACCGCGGGGATCGCCGGAGCGATACAGCGGGTGGCCGAAGCCGGGGATCTCTTCGCCACGACGCAGCCGCGCGCTGAGCACCGCGGCGACCCGCGCGGGGGTGCCGACTTCGTCGAGCAGTGCTTCCAGCCGCGCACTGGCGCCGCCGTGGCGCGGGCCGCTGAGAGTGGCGAGGGCGGCGGTGACGCAGGCGTACAGATCGGCCCCGGCGGACGCGGCCACGCGGGCGGCAAAGGTCGAGGCGTTCAGCTCGTGATCCGCGCACACGACCAAGGTGCGATCGACGAGGGCGCCGCGCGCTCGGGTGACCCGCACACCGAGGGCGACGAGCACCGCCTCGGCGATGGTGTCGGCGGCGAGCGCGGCGCGAGCATGCCCCAGGGCGGCGGCGAAGCGACGCACGATGCGCCGCGCGCGAGCGTGCTCTTTCGCGTCCGGCGCGTCGAAGCGGGCCATGTCGGCCGCGGCGAGCTCGGGGAGCAAGCGCGCGAAGACGTCCAGCGGCGCTCCCGCGCAAGGCCGCCCCCCGAGGCTCGGCGCGCCGAAGTGCGGACGCTCCGTGGGCAGCGCGCCGGTCCACAAAAGCTCCGCGACGCGCTCGAAACCCGCTTCTGCGTCGGCCAGGGCGACCGCGGCGTGACCGCGGTACAGCGGCCCCCTGGAGGAAATGCTGATGATGGCGCTCGACAGCACCGGCTCTCCGAAGCTCAGGGCGCCGGCCGCCACGGCGGCGTGGCCCGAGCGGGCGTCGCTGTTCGCCTTCAGTCGTTCCAGATCTCCGCGGGCGTAGAGCCGCCTGCGCCCGCTGCCGGAGGGAATGCTCGTGAGCTTTCCGCGGCTGGCGTAGGCGTACAGCGAGCGCACGTTCACACCCAAGATGCGAGCTGCCTCGGCGGCCGACACGAAGTCTTTCGTTGATTCACCTTTCAACGTTGATCAACATAGCAGTCGGCCCCACGCTGGGGAAGCCGGCACGGTCCGGCAGAAAGGCGTGGAACGGATGTCCGGACTCGAAGGTGTGATGGTGGCGGACACGGAGCTGTCCGAGGTCGACGGCCAGCGCGGGCAGCTCGTGATCCGCGGCTTCGAGGTGGAAGACCTCGCCGAGCGCGCGACGCTATCGGAAGCGATCGCGCTGCTCGCGGACGGCAATCTCGACGCCGGCGACCTGCGCGAAAAGCTCGGCGCCGGTCGGCTTCGTGGCCATGCCGCCCTCGGTCCGGCGCTGCTCGCGCAACCCGACGCCATGAGCGCCCTGCGTGCCGCGGTGGCCGCCGTGCCGGAGGAAGCACTGGGTGACGGAGCACGGAACGCCGCCGCGGAGCTCTCGGGACGCATGGCGGCGACCGCCGCGGCCTGGGCCCGCCACGCGCGGGGCCTCGCGCCCATCGCCCCCGCGCCGGAGCGGGATCACGCCGAGGACACGCTCAGGATGCTCTCCGGCGCGGTGCCCGATCCCGCGCTCGCCGCTGCGCTGCACCGCTACTGGGTCACGGTGGCGGACCACGGCATGAACGCGTCCACCTTCGCCGCTCGTGTGGTGGCGTCCACTGGGGCTCGCCGGGTGAGCGCGATCACCGCCGCCCTCGGTGCTCTCGAAGGCCCGCTGCACGGCGGCGCCCCGGGGCCGGTGCTCGACATGCTCGACGCCATCGCCACGCCGGACGCCGCGTCCGGCTGGCTCGGCCGCGAGCTCGATGCGGGTCGTCGCATCATGGGCATGGGGCACCGCGTGTATCGCGTGCGTGATCCTCGCGCGCGGGTGTTGGAACGCGCCGTCGAGACGCTGGAGCGCGAAGCCGTCGGCAGCGTTGCCGAGCGCCTGGCGCTCGCCCGCAGCGTGGAGCGCGCCGCCGAAGCGGAGCTCCGTGCACGGCATCCCGAACGGCGTCTAGAGGCCAACGTCGAGTTCTACACCGCGGTGCTGCTCGAAGCCCTGGGCATCCCGCGCCAGCTCTTCACGGCCATCTTCGCCTGCGGCCGCGTCGCCGGCTGGTGCGCCCACGTGGCGGAGCAACGCCAGCGCGGCCGCTTGATCCGGCCTTCGTCGCGCTACGTGGGCCCGGCGCCGAGCTCACGCCGGATTACTGCATGACGATGACGAAACAGGACCTCCACGAAGCGCACCACCAAGAACGACGCAAGCCGCGGCTCGAAGCTCAGGCGATCCACGACGCGGGTACCGCCCCCTGAGGCCTCCACGGTTCGTTCGTGCTGCCACAGCTTCATGGCCAACATCGGCGAGCGCTCCAGGAAGCGACGCCCCGGTTCGAGCTCCAGCAACGTCAACCGGCTGCGGTCGATTGGCAGCCAGCCGAATAGCAGCAACAGGCTGTCGAACAGATGCGCCGGCATCTCGAGCTCCACATCGCCCAGGCTCTCGCGATCCGCCGGATGGGTCATGCGCATCAACGGCGACAGCTCCCGGTTGATGCACTTCATGCTGGTGACCCACTGCCACACCCGCTCCGGCGTGGCGCTCACCACGGACTCGAAGCGCCGCTCCACGGGCCTCAGCTCGCTTCGGCTTCCGACGGCTCGTCGTGAATGTCGAGCCACTCGAAGAACGTCTTCATCGCTGAGCGCTGCCGCGGCGGCATGTATTCGAAATTGCGTCCGCGGTCGATGATCTCCCAGAAGTCCTTGCTGGTCACCCGCGCGAGCTGATCTCGAATCGCGATCAGCCGCTCTTTCGGCTCGTCCTTCATGTCGTTGGAAATGAGCTGGGCGCGATCCGGCTGCTTCTGGGTCAAGTAGTACGCCGCCAACTTCACCTGGGCCTTGCGGACGCCGAGCAGCGCCTTCTCTTGGCTGCGCACGCTCAGCGGCTGGTCCAGCTCCAAGAACTCCGCGAGCATCTGCTGCTCTTCTTCGCTCTCGAGCTCGTGCGCGTACTGGCACAGACTGGAAACGTCGTACGCCACCGTTTCGGTCACGAAGGTGAGCTTCATGTCGAAGCTCACGTGACCGTAGTAGAGCATGTGCTCCACGGCCTCCACCGCCATGGCGCCGTTGCCCTGCCGCAGGTAGGCCTCCACCAGCAGCCGGTACTGGTTCAACACGTTGTAGGCGGTGCGCACGTCCCGCGCGTTGAGCGTGGCACGCATGTAGGAGTTCATGAAGCGCAGC includes these proteins:
- a CDS encoding GNAT family N-acetyltransferase; the protein is MPASIHHGLRSPEDLSAFGRIVGWAFGFPEKEASEWLEHSGTDNLRLYSSDGAVRGGLLTIPMGQYFGGKAVPMVGIAGVAAAPEARGKGLALELMHATVRELHDKGVALSTLYPATLTLYRKAGYALAGSLFDVRMPAARIGISEPNGDVRPAHDSDVAEMQALYARVARTRDGYLARGPYIWQRVQAPRSTSAQPFVVERDGKLEGYVYLSQKRKAPGENFDLALADVTASSAWAAKKVLAFLYGHRSVVDHVSWRGSSADPLLLAIPERVYEVRLREHWMTRICHVQGALEARGYPAGLTASLELDVHDPHIPENSGRIVLTVENGRGHVSRGGSGKLRLSVESLAALYTGFQSPEALARSGSLTADDASVALARALLSGPPPEMPDFF
- a CDS encoding HAD-IA family hydrolase; translation: MRIPRPFTHVIFDLDGVLLDTEPLYTEATQAIVGELGKTFDWSVKGDMIGRSALDGARYLAEKLALPISPEEYLRRRKPILDALFTTAREMAGARSLVEMLQERVPVALATSSTREQFELKTGHHDWFSDFDTIVCGDDPRVKALKPAPDIFLVTARELSVAPESCLVFEDSLAGVAAARAAGMQVIAMPDPEMDASRYTEAHWVIERLGDVSLADLGL
- a CDS encoding citrate synthase translates to MSGLEGVMVADTELSEVDGQRGQLVIRGFEVEDLAERATLSEAIALLADGNLDAGDLREKLGAGRLRGHAALGPALLAQPDAMSALRAAVAAVPEEALGDGARNAAAELSGRMAATAAAWARHARGLAPIAPAPERDHAEDTLRMLSGAVPDPALAAALHRYWVTVADHGMNASTFAARVVASTGARRVSAITAALGALEGPLHGGAPGPVLDMLDAIATPDAASGWLGRELDAGRRIMGMGHRVYRVRDPRARVLERAVETLEREAVGSVAERLALARSVERAAEAELRARHPERRLEANVEFYTAVLLEALGIPRQLFTAIFACGRVAGWCAHVAEQRQRGRLIRPSSRYVGPAPSSRRITA
- a CDS encoding helix-turn-helix domain-containing protein, encoding MSAAEAARILGVNVRSLYAYASRGKLTSIPSGSGRRRLYARGDLERLKANSDARSGHAAVAAGALSFGEPVLSSAIISISSRGPLYRGHAAVALADAEAGFERVAELLWTGALPTERPHFGAPSLGGRPCAGAPLDVFARLLPELAAADMARFDAPDAKEHARARRIVRRFAAALGHARAALAADTIAEAVLVALGVRVTRARGALVDRTLVVCADHELNASTFAARVAASAGADLYACVTAALATLSGPRHGGASARLEALLDEVGTPARVAAVLSARLRRGEEIPGFGHPLYRSGDPRGRALLDAARRLSRPHRRLATVLALVKELERREYPPPNLDAGLCAVAAALGLAPGTPSALFAIGRTAGWVAHALEQRSTGRLLRPRARYVGVPPV